One genomic region from Nostoc sphaeroides encodes:
- a CDS encoding TonB-dependent receptor plug domain-containing protein: MKKDFSLLTVALPSLLITFPGFAIESEIKQRNTDKSTEVISDISSLSEIELPATNAELLTQQSAPNQVNPETQLETEQTPSDDADISIEVIAEPDNLPQSTPTYVIDQEEIQKQGATSLADILKRMPGFAINDVGHGADIHTGTYYRGASINQSVFLINGRPINNNVNTYHGGTDLNSIPVEAIERVELYSGTASALYGSSAFGGVVNIITKEGYGKPKLSASAEFGSLSLNNQQVTYGGSSDNVKYNFSFERFFTDNRYRVPLGAANRDEQGFLSNADTATSTYFGSIGVDLDKKNSLNVDVTALSSRRGLIYFGFPLQRDRLDHDGLNVGLSWKTRLGNGESSNLTTSIGYNQDYFSTYGPTGASFYRRGSLDTQQLTARVDHEWKITSKNKLRWGLDLKNTDLIGDVLSTDPTRIAENEKEDRSLFNTALFAVNTWNIGDDFLIDLGLRQTFDSQFGNYLNPSVGLRYAVTPIVAVRGSWAGAQRNPGLDQLYVYDTVHGWRPNPDLSPETGSSWSAGVDVNFSENLIGQFTYFGSSIGDRLGVIAGKWENIGLVDTNGLEAALQLKIAAGWSTFLNYTYTDSQIKTGSEKGLQLGLIPYSVLQTGVGYENAGWQANLYVTYNSGARRSIFANSTDKSTDFAPSFMNLDFTGRIPLTTNLGLTVYLENLLGEQYERVNRIYSPGFTFRLGLSANF; this comes from the coding sequence GTGAAAAAGGATTTTTCGTTGCTAACAGTAGCTTTACCGAGTTTACTGATAACGTTTCCTGGCTTTGCAATTGAGAGTGAAATTAAGCAGAGAAATACTGATAAATCAACCGAAGTGATTTCAGATATTTCGAGTTTGAGTGAAATCGAGCTACCCGCCACTAATGCCGAATTATTAACTCAACAATCTGCACCGAATCAAGTTAATCCAGAAACTCAGCTAGAAACAGAGCAAACTCCGAGCGATGATGCAGACATTTCTATAGAAGTGATTGCAGAACCAGACAACCTACCTCAATCTACTCCAACTTACGTAATTGATCAAGAAGAAATTCAAAAGCAGGGCGCTACAAGTTTAGCCGATATTTTGAAAAGAATGCCTGGTTTTGCAATCAATGATGTCGGACATGGTGCAGACATTCACACAGGTACATACTACCGGGGAGCCTCAATTAATCAGTCTGTATTTTTGATTAATGGCAGACCAATTAACAATAATGTCAACACTTATCATGGTGGAACTGATTTAAATAGCATTCCTGTAGAGGCTATTGAACGAGTGGAATTATATAGCGGTACAGCCTCCGCTTTATATGGTTCTTCAGCCTTTGGGGGAGTTGTAAATATCATAACTAAAGAAGGTTATGGCAAACCTAAATTGAGCGCTAGTGCAGAATTTGGCTCATTAAGTTTAAATAATCAACAAGTAACTTATGGTGGTTCATCTGATAATGTCAAGTACAACTTTAGCTTTGAAAGATTCTTTACAGATAACCGTTACCGCGTCCCTCTAGGTGCAGCAAATCGTGATGAGCAGGGATTTCTATCAAATGCAGACACAGCTACAAGTACTTACTTTGGTAGCATTGGAGTAGATTTAGATAAGAAAAATTCTCTGAATGTAGATGTTACTGCACTCAGCAGTCGTCGCGGTTTAATTTATTTCGGTTTTCCTCTCCAAAGAGATAGATTAGACCACGATGGTTTAAATGTTGGCTTATCTTGGAAAACTCGACTAGGTAATGGGGAAAGCTCTAATCTTACAACCTCAATTGGTTATAACCAAGATTATTTTAGCACTTATGGCCCTACAGGAGCATCATTTTATCGTAGAGGGTCTTTAGATACACAACAACTCACAGCCAGAGTCGATCATGAGTGGAAAATTACTTCCAAGAATAAATTGCGTTGGGGATTAGATTTGAAAAACACCGATTTAATCGGTGATGTTTTGAGTACAGATCCTACTAGGATTGCCGAAAACGAAAAGGAAGATCGGAGTTTGTTCAATACGGCTTTATTTGCTGTCAATACTTGGAATATTGGCGATGATTTTCTGATAGATTTAGGGCTAAGGCAAACCTTTGATAGCCAGTTTGGAAATTATCTCAACCCTAGTGTTGGGTTACGTTATGCTGTCACACCAATAGTAGCAGTGCGGGGAAGTTGGGCAGGGGCACAACGCAATCCTGGGTTAGATCAGTTGTATGTTTATGATACGGTTCATGGTTGGAGACCTAATCCTGATTTAAGCCCGGAAACTGGCTCTAGTTGGAGTGCGGGAGTAGATGTCAATTTTTCGGAAAATCTGATTGGACAGTTTACTTACTTTGGTAGTAGTATAGGCGATCGCTTGGGAGTTATCGCCGGAAAATGGGAAAACATTGGATTAGTAGATACCAATGGTTTAGAGGCAGCATTGCAATTAAAAATTGCGGCTGGCTGGTCAACTTTCCTCAACTATACTTATACAGATTCCCAAATAAAAACAGGCTCAGAAAAAGGTCTACAATTAGGTTTGATTCCCTACTCTGTACTTCAAACTGGTGTAGGTTATGAAAATGCAGGATGGCAGGCTAACTTGTATGTTACCTACAATAGCGGCGCTCGTAGATCCATCTTCGCTAACTCTACTGACAAGTCTACAGATTTTGCACCATCTTTCATGAATTTAGATTTCACGGGTCGTATACCTTTAACTACCAATTTAG
- a CDS encoding RNA-guided endonuclease InsQ/TnpB family protein, translated as MTFRLYPNEKTELTLRYHRKLHKDLYNAAVNNRFNQYKIYNHKVDYFEQQNCLPAFKEVWLEYKELPSHALQATLKRVDYAFERWFKGLGKRPRFKSIRHYSGWTYPDCAGFKLESDGENGYLGLSKIGRIQMRGQAKYWGKPTTCTILYRNGKWYASITVNVLDQALKPEILPCGAIGIDFGCKSALSITDGENHQQIDAPKFLRNAEHLIKKASKDKRRKRAPNRKKKIKASRRFKKAQLKVSKLNRKVANQRQNWVHQVATQITRSNSMVATETLVVKNMTSKPKKGSSHKQKAGLNKSILDVGFGMLRNAIKYKVEQIGGVFIEVPTRLVKPSQTCPKCGHQHKKTLDIRVHECGVCSYRQDRDIAAAQVMLYWSKGNLPGSGTVLADAESSSSTSSTKARKQAGSMRQLGAKKRQKSQSNFAKNKLEDAETSSSSEAS; from the coding sequence ATGACCTTTCGTTTATACCCAAATGAAAAAACTGAATTAACATTGCGGTATCACCGAAAGCTCCACAAGGACTTGTACAATGCCGCAGTAAACAACAGATTTAACCAGTACAAAATCTATAATCACAAAGTTGATTATTTTGAGCAGCAAAACTGTTTACCTGCGTTTAAAGAAGTTTGGTTAGAATATAAAGAGCTTCCAAGTCATGCACTACAAGCAACTTTAAAACGTGTTGATTACGCCTTTGAACGTTGGTTTAAGGGATTGGGTAAACGACCTAGATTTAAATCAATTCGGCATTATTCGGGATGGACTTATCCAGATTGTGCAGGTTTTAAGCTAGAGTCAGACGGAGAGAATGGGTATTTGGGTCTGTCTAAGATTGGGCGTATTCAAATGCGTGGACAGGCTAAATATTGGGGCAAACCAACTACTTGCACCATTCTTTATCGTAATGGTAAATGGTACGCCTCAATTACTGTCAATGTATTAGACCAAGCTCTCAAACCAGAGATTCTACCCTGTGGTGCTATTGGTATTGACTTTGGATGTAAATCTGCTTTATCAATTACTGATGGTGAAAATCACCAACAAATTGATGCTCCCAAGTTTTTGAGGAATGCAGAACATCTAATCAAAAAAGCATCTAAGGATAAAAGACGTAAACGTGCGCCGAATAGAAAGAAAAAAATAAAAGCTTCTAGACGGTTTAAAAAAGCTCAATTAAAGGTTAGTAAACTTAACCGCAAAGTTGCTAACCAACGCCAAAATTGGGTACACCAAGTTGCCACACAAATAACACGCAGTAATAGCATGGTGGCAACTGAAACTCTAGTTGTCAAAAACATGACTAGTAAACCTAAAAAAGGCTCTTCGCATAAACAAAAGGCTGGACTAAATAAGTCTATCCTTGATGTTGGATTTGGAATGCTACGCAACGCCATCAAATATAAAGTAGAACAAATTGGTGGTGTATTTATCGAGGTTCCAACCCGCCTTGTAAAGCCTTCTCAAACCTGCCCTAAATGTGGACACCAGCACAAGAAAACACTCGATATCCGAGTACATGAGTGCGGTGTTTGTAGTTATCGTCAGGATAGAGATATTGCTGCTGCCCAGGTTATGCTTTATTGGAGTAAAGGGAATCTGCCGGGGTCAGGAACTGTCCTCGCAGACGCAGAGTCGTCTAGCTCTACTTCATCCACCAAGGCGCGAAAGCAAGCTGGAAGTATGAGGCAACTAGGGGCGAAGAAGCGTCAGAAATCTCAAAGCAACTTTGCTAAAAACAAGCTAGAGGATGCAGAAACCTCTAGCTCAAGCGAAGCTAGCTAG
- the tnpA gene encoding IS200/IS605 family transposase, translating to MLPRKGSHAVFSIHLHFVFITKYRKQVITAPILERMHEIFANICIKTNCILIEFSGEQDHVHLLVDYHPDNNISDFTSSLKSASSRVIRKEFKEHIDKFYWKPLFWSSSYYVASSGGAPIDKLKQYIKDQDAPIE from the coding sequence ATGCTTCCTCGCAAAGGGTCACATGCTGTTTTCTCTATTCACTTGCACTTTGTTTTTATTACCAAATATCGCAAACAGGTAATTACTGCACCAATCCTTGAAAGGATGCATGAGATTTTTGCAAATATTTGCATTAAAACTAATTGTATTTTGATAGAATTCTCAGGTGAACAAGACCACGTTCATTTGTTGGTAGACTACCATCCAGATAACAATATTTCTGATTTCACTTCTAGTTTAAAGTCTGCTAGTAGTAGGGTTATTCGCAAAGAATTTAAAGAACATATTGACAAGTTTTACTGGAAACCCCTGTTTTGGTCTAGCTCTTATTATGTTGCGTCAAGTGGAGGCGCACCAATCGACAAATTAAAACAATACATTAAAGATCAAGATGCGCCAATCGAATAA